One part of the Nitrospira defluvii genome encodes these proteins:
- a CDS encoding Hcp family type VI secretion system effector, whose amino-acid sequence MPIPAYLEIEGEKQGKIEGSCDQKGREGTILVQAFDHKVHIPSDPQTGLASGKRVHGAATIVKEVDKASPLLYQALCTGEHLKTITIKWYRIAKDGTEEHYFTTKFEDGIVIEMHPSMQNCLDKAFGHLGHMEEVSFRYRKAIWRHEVDKKEAQDDWKVPK is encoded by the coding sequence ATGCCGATTCCAGCCTACTTGGAAATTGAAGGAGAAAAACAAGGCAAGATCGAAGGGTCGTGTGATCAGAAGGGACGAGAGGGAACGATTCTCGTCCAGGCGTTCGACCATAAGGTGCACATTCCCTCCGATCCACAAACGGGGCTTGCGTCGGGGAAGCGCGTCCACGGTGCGGCCACGATCGTGAAGGAGGTGGATAAGGCCTCGCCGCTTTTGTATCAGGCGCTCTGCACCGGAGAACATTTGAAGACCATCACGATCAAATGGTACCGCATCGCGAAGGACGGGACGGAGGAACATTATTTCACGACCAAGTTCGAGGATGGGATTGTGATTGAAATGCATCCCTCGATGCAGAACTGTCTCGACAAAGCGTTCGGACACCTGGGCCATATGGAGGAGGTGTCGTTCCGGTATCGAAAAGCCATTTGGCGGCATGAGGTGGATAAGAAGGAGGCCCAGGATGACTGGAAGGTTCCGAAGTAG